One region of Carya illinoinensis cultivar Pawnee chromosome 8, C.illinoinensisPawnee_v1, whole genome shotgun sequence genomic DNA includes:
- the LOC122274290 gene encoding uncharacterized protein LOC122274290, whose amino-acid sequence MGGFLHLFDFYQGNMARKVRKQKRHVGGLEAPQNSLEPWLKTPQSYCAIGDVTCSNQVEEWSEKNRYPIEASMKKLINEEVSKQSNIRHKTPSIVARLMGVDTLPLDTNSAVQPITKKNENMGIKFSKNERSRKSSVGLISRDSTLMEFNPSHHIKDRSADRWSSEQNLGNPRRREHPQEEELQKFKKEFEAWQAARFKECLRVVGLDCTPGQLLAQEDLKKEKALYATSGRTANERPREPGNQTLKARSCERGNFEQHRDSMESLALRSRTISREFGQSSLKSSSQKQEKSSAPMRIVILKPGLARISNHEGSRTSSLDTLEERDSIEDFLEEVKERLKCELQGHTPKRGSVGRSSGIETPFSEKPSDQKLIARHVAKQVQDGVTKDHGRNLLRSESTRSYRSEIQLNGTGSLDFISRDTQKFLSERLRNVLKQETQFDTSIAASSSSAPDNEKVKLKKVRDTLKAGNEMSCGEIVNDEPEIQTRSFRHGSDDGVLLRELSPRNLIRSLSAPVSGTSFGKLLLEDRHILTGAHIRRKHEAIENAMMDIRKQRKERFNFKERVSNFRYRFTFRRRLFGKKMQSMVESHCSEHTLMGDILSGPTVLMNHGDRHENSTEVPPSPASVCSSSLEDLWRPTERISSMSTPDVTPAEDDVVPQVFIGISSNLNDLRKQLNQLKSHGPEDETIEQESNESEMVDLEDPAEAYVRDLLISSGLYDGSCDRSLFRWDRFAQPISNSVFEEVEESYRDLDKEDGSTMKDHYEKVDHKMLFDLLNEALSTSLGPISTMFKFKRRFIHFSILPTLHGRRLLDHVWEIIHVHLQPLIGKSYCSLDGLVARDLGSTPCLVFTDEEVNDSGREVECLIIGDLVEEIVKDMQLRGCEL is encoded by the exons ATGGGAGGCTTCTTGCACTTATTTGACTTCTATCAGGGGAACATGGCCAGGAAAGTTCGTAAGCAGAAGAGACATGTTGGGG GCCTTGAAGCTCCTCAGAATAGCCTGGAGCCGTGGTTGAAAACTCCTCAAAGCTATTGTGCTATAGGAGATGTAACG TGCTCCAATCAAGTTGAAGAATGGTCTGAAAAGAATCGTTATCCAATTGAGGCTTCAATGAAGAAATTGATAAATGAGGAAGTATCCAAACAATCAAACATCAGACATAAGACCCCAAGCATTGTGGCACGTTTGATGGGAGTGGACACATTGCCGTTAGATACAAATTCTGCAGTTCAACCAATCACCAAAAAGAATGAAAACATGGGAATAAAGTTCTCTAAGAACGAAAGGAGTAGAAAGAGCTCAGTTGGTCTCATCTCTCGTGACTCAACACTGATGGAATTTAACCCATCTCACCATATTAAAGACAGAAGTGCTGATAGATGGAGCAGTGAGCAAAATTTAGGAAACCCTAGGCGTCGAGAACATCCTCAGGAGGAGGAACTACAGaagttcaagaaagaatttgaagCATGGCAAGCAGCCAGGTTTAAGGAATGTTTGAGGGTTGTTGGACTTGATTGCACCCCTGGCCAGCTGCTTGCTCAAGAGGacctgaaaaaagaaaaggcactTTATGCAACTTCTGGGAGAACAGCAAATGAGAGGCCCAGAGAACCTGGGAATCAAACATTAAAGGCAAGGTCATGTGAAAGAGGCAATTTTGAGCAACACAGAGACAGCATGGAATCACTTGCTTTGAGAAGCAGGACCATAAGTAGAGAATTTGGGCAGTCCTCCCTCAAGAGTTCCAGTCAGAAACAGGAGAAATCTTCTGCTCCCATGAGGATAGTGATCTTGAAGCCTGGTCTGGCTAGGATTTCTAACCATGAAGGGTCTCGGACCAGTTCCTTGGACACTTTAGAGGAGAGGGATAGCATAGAAGATTTTCTTGAGGAGGTCAAGGAGCGGTTGAAATGTGAACTGCAAGGGCACACTCCTAAGAGGGGTTCTGTGGGCCGCAGCAGTGGAATTGAGACCCCTTTCAGCGAAAAACCATCAGATCAGAAACTGATCGCTCGGCATGTAGCGAAACAAGTCCAGGATGGTGTGACTAAGGATCATGGAAGAAATTTGCTCCGATCAGAATCAACAAGGTCATATAGAAGTGAAATTCAGCTCAATGGAACAGGTTCCTTGGATTTCATCAGTAGAGATACTCAGAAATTCTTGTCAGAGAGATTAAGGAATGTTCTCAAGCAAGAAACACAGTTTGACACTTCCATTGCTGCCTCTTCATCATCTGCCCCGGATAATGAAAAGGTAAAACTAAAAAAAGTTAGAGATACATTGAAAGCTGGAAATGAAATGAGCTGCGGGGAAATTGTGAATGATGAACCAGAAATTCAAACCAGATCTTTTAGGCATGGGTCAGATGATGGAGTGCTCCTCAGAGAGTTGTCCCCCAGAAATCTCATCAGGTCCTTGTCAGCCCCAGTATCGGGAACATCATTTGGGAAGCTTCTTCTGGAAGATCGTCACATTTTGACTGGTGCCCACATCCGGAGAAAGCATGAAGCCATTGAAAATGCGATGATGGACATTAGAAAACAGAGAAAAGAAAGGTTTAATTTTAAAGAGAGAGTTTCCAATTTCAGATACAGGTTCACTTTTAGAAGAAGGCTGTTTGGAAAAAAGATGCAATCAATGGTGGAATCACATTGCAGTGAACACACTCTTATGGGAGATATCTTGAGTGGACCAACAGTTCTTATGAACCATGGCGACAGGCAT GAGAACTCCACTGAGGTGCCTCCTAGCCCTGCATCTGTGTGCAGCAGTTCTCTAGAAGATCTCTGGAGGCCAACTGAACGTATCAGCTCAATGTCAACACCTGATGTAACTCCAGCAGAAGATGATGTTGTGCCACAAGTTTTTATAGGGATCAGCTCCAACCTTAATG ATCTGAGAAAGCAACTAAATCAACTTAAATCTCATGGGCCTGAGGACGAAACAATCGAACAGGAGTCCAATGAGTCTGAAATGGTTGATCTGGAGGACCCAGCAGAAGCTTATGTTAGGGACCTGCTCATTTCTTCTGGCTTGTATGATGGATCATGTGATAGATCTTTATTTAGGTGGGACAGATTTGCACAGCCTATCAGCAACTCTGTCTTTGAAGAAGTGGAAGAATCTTATAGAGATTTGGACAAGGAGGATGGAAGTACAATGAAGGATCACTACGAGAAGGTAgatcacaagatgctatttgatttgttaaatGAAGCACTTTCAACTAGTCTTGGACCAATTTCGACCATGTTCAAATTCAAAAGAAGATTTATTCATTTCTCTATCCTTCCAACTTTACACGGAAGGAGGTTATTGGATCATGTTTGGGAGATCATCCATGTGCATTTACAACCTCTGATTGGCAAATCCTATTGCTCGCTTGATGGTTTGGTGGCTCGGGATCTGGGATCAACCCCTTGTCTTGTATTTACGGATGAAGAGGTCAATGATTCGGGAAGAGAGGTGGAGTGTCTAATAATTGGAGATTTGGTTGAGGAAATTGTGAAGGACATGCAATTACGAGGATGCGAGCTTTAA